One genomic segment of Bombina bombina isolate aBomBom1 chromosome 4, aBomBom1.pri, whole genome shotgun sequence includes these proteins:
- the LOC128657465 gene encoding tigger transposable element-derived protein 1-like, translated as MADKKKCRKSITLDMKLKIIRLYDEGVIQAEIGRKLGFTRTTINTVMKNREKIVAEVKSATPVNTTTIRKRDSIVADMERLLILWIENQTTRHVPVNQAIIQSKALSLFNDLKAKKGEAAKDAEFVASRGWFDRFKKRSNLHNIKVQGEAAAADTEAAESYPSEFAKIIEDGGYSMDQIFNVDETGLFWKKMPARTFIARQEKSMPGYKPAKDRITLLLGGNASGTLKLNPLFIYRFQNPRALKNYVKTRLPVHWRANKKAWVTAALFEDWFDTCFVPEVKAYCKDNNIPFKILLLVDNAPGHPRTLEELNPNIRVEFLPPNTTSLLQPMDQCVIAAFKLNYLKRTFSKCIAAIDKEEGAGQEVLSKFWKSYNILDCIKTVRDAWNDIKDTTMKRAWKKLCPQLADDSEGVDDSVANVTENIVEMARQLELEVEPEDVAELLASHTEPLSNEDLLELEEEREEEEDVQNGVENIEQPEGLTSKILFQAFRHLDSAMALFEKHDRDFERSFTVNGNISGAYSCYKEIYREKKKATLQTSIETYFSKSPSARRSSSSTDSHLDTRSSTGSPFPALASPPSPAPSLIATCSTPNSPARKSLAFEELTCETEDTSMTSSLLE; from the coding sequence ATGGCAGATAAAAAGAAATGCCGTAAATCTATTACCTTGGATATGAAGCttaaaattattagattgtatGATGAAGGTGTAATTCAAGCTGAAATAGGCCGAAAGCTAGGCTTCACTAGGACCACAATTAACACAGTCATGAAGAACAGAGAAAAAATTGTTGCAGAAGTTAAAAGTGCTACACCTGTTAACACCACAACAATTCGAAAAAGGGATAGCATTGTTGCAGACATGGAGAGACTCCTAATACTTTGGATAGAAAATCAGACAACACGCCATGTTCCTGTAAACCAGGCAATTATACAAAGTAAAGCCTTAAGCTTATTCAATGACCTGAAGGCTAAGAAAGGTGAAGCAGCAAAGGATGCTGAATTTGTTGCAAGCCGTGGATGGTTTGATAGGTTTAAGAAGAGGTCTAATCTACATAACATCAAAGTACAAGGAGAGGCAGCTGCTGCAGATACTGAGGCTGCAGAAAGCTATCCAAGTGAATTTGCAAAAATTATTGAAGATGGAGGCTACTCCATGGATCAAATTTTTAATGTGGATGAGACTGGTCTATTCTGGAAGAAGATGCCTGCAAGAACCTTCATTGCAAGACAGGAAAAATCAATGCCAGGCTACAAGCCAGCTAAAGATAGAATAACCCTTCTGTTAGGTGGCAATGCTTCTGGTACCTTAAAGCTAAATCCTTTGTTTATTTACCGTTTTCAAAATCCAAGAGCTTTGAAGAACTACGTTAAAACTAGACTTCCAGTGCATTGGagggcaaataaaaaagcatgggtaactgcagccctttttgaggattggtttgacacctgctttgttccagaggtgaaagcttattgcaaagacaataatatccctttcaagatTTTGCTGCTTGTTGATAATGCTCCTGGACACCCTCGAACACTAGAAGAGCTCAACCCTAACATTAGAGTGGAATTCCTACCACCAAATACCACTTCATTACTGCAGCCCATGGATCAATGTGTCATAGCTGCCTTCAAGTTAAACTACTTAAAAAGAACATTCAGTAAGTGTATTGCAGCAATAGACAAAGAAGAAGGTGCAGGGCAAGAAGTCCTATCGAAATTCTGGAAAAGCTACAACATCTTGGATTGCATTAAAACTGTAAGAGATGCTTGGAATGACATAAAGGATACCACAATGAAAAGGgcctggaaaaaattatgcccacaGTTAGCTGACGATTCTGAAGGCGTTGATGATTCTGTAGCTAATGTTACTGAAAATATTGTAGAGATGGCAAGGCAGTTAGAGCTGGAAGTAGAgccagaagatgttgctgaactgcttgcatcccatactgagcccctcagcaatgaagatcttctagaacttgaagaggagagagaagaagaagaagatgtgcaaaatggggttgagaacattgaacagcctgaaggcttaacttcaaaaattctctttcaagCTTTCCGTCATCTTGATAGCGCCATGGCTCTTTTTGAAAAGCATGATAGGGACTTTGAAAGAAGCTTCACAGTCAATGGTAACATTTCAGGGGCTTATTCCTGTTACAAAGAAATCTACAGAGAAAAGAAGAAAGCTACACTTCAAACCTCCATAGAGACTTACTTTTCTAAAAGTCCATCAGCACGCAGATCATCATCATCGACAGACAGTCATTTGGATACCAGATCATCAACTGGCAGTCCATTTCCAGCTCTGGCATCACCACCCAGTCCTGCTCCTTCTCTTATTGCTACTTGTAGTACACCCAATTCGCCAGCAAGAAAGAGTCTTGCCTTTGAAGAGTTGACTTGTGAAACAGAAGATACCAGTATGACTTCATCCTTACTAGAATAA